The following proteins are co-located in the Chiroxiphia lanceolata isolate bChiLan1 chromosome 7, bChiLan1.pri, whole genome shotgun sequence genome:
- the MSTN gene encoding growth/differentiation factor 8 — MQKLVLYAYIYLLMLISVDPVALDDSSQPTENAEKDGLCNACTWRQNTKSSRIEAIKIQILSKLRLEQAPNISRDVIKQLLPKAPPLQELIDQYDVQRDDSSDGSLEDDDYHATTETIITMPTESDLLVQMEGKPKCCFFKFSSKIQYNKVVKAQLWIYLRQVQKPTTVFVQILRLIKPMKDGTRYTGIRSLKLDMNPGTGIWQSIDVKTVLQNWLKQPESNLGIEIKAFDENGRNLAVTFPGPGEDGLNPFLEVRVTDTPKRSRRDFGLDCDEHSTESRCCRYPLTVDFEAFGWDWIIAPKRYKANYCSGECEFVFLQKYPHTHLVHQANPRGSAGPCCTPTKMSPINMLYFNGKEQIIYGKIPAMVVDRCGCS, encoded by the exons ATGCAAAAGCTAGTGCTCTATGCTTATATTTACCTGCTCATGCTGATTTCAGTTGATCCGGTGGCTCTTGATGACAGTAGTCAGCCCACAGAGAACGCTGAAAAAGACGGACTGTGCAATGCTTGTACGTGGAGACAGAATACAAAATCTTCCAGAATAGAAGCCATAAAAATTCAAATCCTCAGCAAACTGCGCCTGGAACAAGCTCCTAACATTAGCAGGGATGTTATTAAGCAACTTTTACCCAAGGCTCCTCCACTACAGGAACTGATTGATCAGTATGACGTCCAGAGAGATGACAGTAGTGATGGCTCTTTGGAAGATGATGACTATCATGCCACCACCGAAACGATTATCACAATGCCTACGGAGT CTGATTTGCTTGTACAAATGGagggaaaaccaaaatgttGCTTCTTTAAGTTTAGCTCTAAAATACAATATAACAAAGTAGTAAAGGCACAATTGTGGATATACTTGAGGCAAGTCCAAAAACCTACAACGGTGTTTGTGCAGATCCTGAGACTTATTAAACCCATGAAAGATGGTACAAGATATACTGGAATTCGATCTTTGAAACTCGACATGAATCCAGGCACCGGTATTTGGCAGAGCATTGATGTGAAGACAGTGTTGCAAAATTGGCTCAAACAGCCTGAATCCAATTTAGGCattgaaataaaagcttttgatGAGAATGGACGAAATCTTGCTGTAACTTTCCCAGGACCGGGTGAAGATGGATTG AACCCATTTTTAGAGGTCAGAGTTACAGACACGCCAAAACGGTCCCGCAGAGATTTCGGTCTCGACTGTGACGAGCACTCCACAGAATCCCGATGTTGTCGCTACCCGCTGACCGTGGATTTTGAAGCTTTCGGGTGGGATTGGATTATTGCACCTAAGAGATACAAAGCCAATTACTGCTCCGGAGAATGCGAGTTTGTGTTTTTACAAAAATACCCCCACACCCACCTTGTACACCAAGCAAACCCCAGAGGTTCGGCGGGCCCTTGCTGCACGCCCACCAAGATGTCCCCCATAAACATGCTGTACTTCAACGGGAAAGAACAAATTATATACGGCAAGATCCCGGCCATGGTTGTAGATCGCTGCGGGTGCTCATGA